The sequence tttgtttggattttcgGTTCAAGATAGTAGCAAGCAAGCATGTCTAAATATATTTAACCAAATCCGCGTACTCCAACCTTTTGgcatttccaattattttttaactgaaTTTCTATTATATCTGATTTCTGTTTTAAGACTGtcgaaaaaacattttttaaactgctgatcCTATACATTATTATTCATGAAATATTGTTTTCAATTTTACTGAACACATTGTGCAACTGCTATTCATCCACGAACAGTTTCTTGTAAACTGGTAAATGTACAAATTCTGCATTATGTAATAATTAACAAACAGTGTTAGATGTTAACCTCCCTTTTATTTGTGTTCAAGGAGAAGAAAACACGGACTCTTGATAAACACTACAAAACTTAACTTATGtgccaattttctgtcttttattccAGTCAACTATTGCATCAAACACATTGCCTTCCTATTGCCTATGTTCTAAACAAATGACTGGtggaaaggtaaaaaaaatatacttgaaattaattaatattaagtCTTTTGAATTATTACTAAACAAAACATCCCCTCTATAGCAGACATTTTGTATCCTACAAAACTGCACCACAGACCTGTGGAAAAGGACCTTGACACATGATAAGAACTAATAATAAGCATAGTTCACCTCTTGCTGCTAACCATATGAACTTATTAAACATAATTAGTTAACATTTAAACTAGTAAAACTTTTAAGTATGAAAACTTAAactgaaatttacatttttcatggtGGAAACAAATTGATGTTGTCCAcaatttttgaaaataaattcaaatatgaaataaaacacttcCCTGAAATTtaagctctttctttttttatacaatgatgtgttccctgtttgtggGTTTAACAAACTTTAGAGCTTCATAGCCAGTCATTGTTAGTGCAAACCTTTCATTCTTTGGTTTAAACATGATGGACTTTAATCAAGCTATGCTGAACTCATAAGAGCTTTTAGCAGCCAAAACATTGTCCAGTTCATTTCGTAGTTCTGGGTAGGACGTGTATGTCCATGGTAGTTCCAGAAGAGGGCCACATGTGTGTGCCACAGGTCGTCGTGCCAGTCCATCCACAGGCGTGAACAGTACCTCAACCTTGTCAACACAGATGACATCTGACCCAGTAAGAAACCTGAACATCCTTCTGAGCCCTGTATCGTCAAGTCCTCTGATGTACTGGTGCAGAAATCTGAAGCTCTGCTTCTCTGCTTGAGTGGTGGGAGAGACAGTAAGCAACTTCAAAAGCTTTCTCGTTGTTGGCTTTTTATCCTCATACATTTGTAGGGCATCTTGTGGGCTTTGAAAAGCTTCTTTTAGGAAGTAGCTTGCAACTAAGGACATTTTCTCTGCGGCATATGCTGGTTTTTGGATTAATTGTTTGTGTGCGACTTTCAGAAGAAGGCCTTTTAAGTTCTCTTTGGTTGGAAGCACTGATACATCCAGGCGATCCATGAGATCCAGCACTTCATCCCTGTCTTCATCTGTAAGATCTTCTTTTAGTGCCCTTGTTATCAGATCCCTATCTGATTGACTTAGGTAAAAGAGAAGACTTTcaaacagcagatcatctgataCTTGATTCTCACCGAAGATGAGTGCCACTGTGAAAACAGGAGCAAGGCGACAAGGGAAATATCCATGGTCTTGAAATCCCTTCAGTAAAATTCTACCCATGGATTTCCACTCTTCTTCCTTCACACActcttcaccagtgtgtgaatgtgtgcgtgaatgggtggatgactggatatgtaaagcgctttggggtccttagggactagaaaagcgctatataaatacaggccatttaccatttaccatttcctgCCATTTCGGAGACAGTGATGGCACTCTGAACTCCTCTCCTTCAGCTGTGTTGTCCACAAACTCTGACCAAAATGCAGCATACACATCTCTTGATATGCCATCTGCATCAGCTCCTTTTTCATCAATGTAGGTGTATTTTAGAGGGTGTATGAGGAGTGCTGGATCTTTGAACTGGCTGATCATCTCCTCCAGAATAGTAATCCTGTGAAGTTTGATGGTAACACAGACAACATCATATGATCCTGCAGAGCTTATTGCTTCATTGCTTATAGATGTAT comes from Astatotilapia calliptera chromosome 1, fAstCal1.2, whole genome shotgun sequence and encodes:
- the LOC113014317 gene encoding uncharacterized protein LOC113014317; the encoded protein is MIGPYLGEPLPCQLDDTVIDEPFLQFEEDDLVITSITLPPTNTAVSSPDTSISNEAISSAGSYDVVCVTIKLHRITILEEMISQFKDPALLIHPLKYTYIDEKGADADGISRDVYAAFWSEFVDNTAEGEEFRVPSLSPKWQEEEWKSMGRILLKGFQDHGYFPCRLAPVFTVALIFGENQVSDDLLFESLLFYLSQSDRDLITRALKEDLTDEDRDEVLDLMDRLDVSVLPTKENLKGLLLKVAHKQLIQKPAYAAEKMSLVASYFLKEAFQSPQDALQMYEDKKPTTRKLLKLLTVSPTTQAEKQSFRFLHQYIRGLDDTGLRRMFRFLTGSDVICVDKVEVLFTPVDGLARRPVAHTCGPLLELPWTYTSYPELRNELDNVLAAKSSYEFSIA